In Deinococcus sedimenti, the genomic stretch GTCCTGAGCGGGCAGTGCGGAGACCTCCCGGAATTCAAGGCCGCGGTTCTCGAGTTCCAGGCGCGCGGGCGTCGTGATCGAGGGGGCGGCCAGAATGCCGCGCACGGTCGCCTGCTCGCCGAGCGTCTGTTGCACGGACCGCACGTACCGGGCCAGCTGGGACACGGCGTGCTGGGTCGCGCGGCCGCGTTTGAGTTCGACCACGACGTAGCGGCCCTGCGCGTCCTGCGCGTACAGGTCGATACCGCCGGAGTCGACCATCAACTCGCGGTTGAGCACGCGTAATCCGGGTTCAATCAGTTCCGGGTGATCCGCCAGGGCCTGCTGCATCTGCGCTTCAGAGCCCTTCAGGACGAATCCCCCGGCCTGCGCGAGTTCCATCGCGAGCGCCAGTTGCGGTTCCAGGAAGATCACCTGCACGAGTTCGTCCGGACTCCGCCGGGACGCCAGGAGCATGCACACGTCCTCTGCCACCTCCGCGGTGATGCGGTCGGTCTTCGGTTGCCAGTTCATGGGCTTGATCCCCGTCGGGTGGTGGATCTGCAGGCTGCCATCCTGCTTGATCATCACGAGGTACGTGCCCAGCTCGGCGGTGCTGGCCGCGCGCCCCAGGTAGGAGACCTCGGCGAGCCCGGCCACCTGAATCAGGCAATCGCGGGTGCGCGTATGACGGTTCAGGAACGCCGCGAGGTCCTGCGGGTTCGGCGCGGTGAGTTGCTCGCGGATCATGGATCCAGTCTGACGGGGACGCGAGCGGCCTGCCATGGTCCGAGGCGCATTCGACTGGGACGAAGGCGCGGCCCGCACCCGAATCTGGGTACTGGCCGCGTGCGGTCACGATTGAGGGTGTTCAGATGCACTCGGGGCAGATCATGTGGCCTCCTTTGAGTCGGGCAGTGCCCTGGCCGTCATCTGAGGGTGCTACCCGACCGAAGTCACTGCTGCTGCACATGTCTCAGACCTCTGACGGCTCACTCTCGGGGCGTGCGGCCTGCTGCCGCCGCGCTCTCTTATGCAGTAGCACCAGCGTGCCCAGCAAACCTCGCGCATCATCCAGCGGTTCCAGCACGCTTCTCGCGTGCTCCGGATCAAGACCGCCGGCCATGTCGGGTAGGGCAGCGAGTTCCTCCAGCACGGCCAGGATTCCATCATCCCCTTCAAGGGCAACCCGCACGTGTTCCAGCAGTTCAGCGGCCGTCCGAGGACGCGGCTCGGGCGGCGCCATGACGGCTGGTGACCGTACGGGCGCAGCGGGGTGTTCGACAGCAGTTTCGGGCACCTGAGCAAGTGGTGGAGTCGTGATCAGGTCAGCGTCCATAGGAATCGAGGGACGAGGTGCGCTCTCCTGCACGTCAACATCCGGCAAGTGCATTAATCGGGTTGGTTGGCCTGGAGAGCGCACGGCGTTCTCAATGGTCGCCAGGATGCGTTCCCCGTACGCTTCAATCCGCTTCGGTCCCAACCCGGCGATGCCGCCAAAGTCCGCCATGGTTCGCGGCCGACGTTCAGCGAGTGCGGCCAACGTCGCGTTCGGGAAGATGAGGTACGCCGCGTACCCCGTCTCCCGGGCCAGATCCCGGCGCAGTGAACTCAGCGCAGTCGTAATCCCCTCGTCGGCGAGTGACGCCCCGGGTGTATCCAACTGAAGTTCAGCAGGACGCGGCGCCACCTCATCGACGTGGAGGATGTCCACGAGTTCTGGCATCCGGACCACTGGCTCCGTGGCCCTCGCCACATCGTCACCAGTAGGCGGCACGACGTCGAGCGGACGCTCCACAGACAGGAGGGGGCCACTTGACTGTGCAGGTACACCTGGGCCTGCCCGCAGGCTTCGGATGGGTGTCAGACCGAACTCGTGGGCCTGCACCGTACCCTGGGGTCGCGGCGCAGTCTGGTGCACGCCGTCTCGGATCACCTGCAACACCTCCAGGCCGTACTGCGCCAGACGCCTCTCCCCGATGCCACGTACCGTGCCCAGCGTGTGCAGACTGCCGGGCCGCAGTTCCGCAATGGCCTTCAGGGCCGTGTCACTGAACACGACGTATGGCGGGACGCCCAGCTGCGTGGCGCGCTCGGCCCGCCACGCGCGTAACGCGAGGAACAGCGGCCGGTCTTCATCCCCGATGACGGCCTGTGCCATCCTTGCCGCATCCCGGACTCGTTTGGGCGTGCGCACCACGAGCGTGTCCTCGCGGAGCAGCAACGGCGCGGTGCCCGCGAGGATTGACCGGGCCTTGGCCGTGGTGGTCAGTCCGTTGTGCGGGCCCGCCGTGAGGTATCCCAGGCTGGCCAACTGGCGCAGCACGCTCCGCCACACCCGCAGCCCGTGGTCTTTCCCGATCCCGTACGTGGGCAGGGACCGGTGCCGCCGGTTCTTGTCGTTGTCCTTGCCCATCAGGATGTCCGTGAGGTACGCCGCCCCGTACCGGTTCCCCGTGCGCACGGCCGCAGACAGGGCCATCTGCGCTTCACGCGTCATGTCCCGCATGGTCGGCGGGTTCAGGCAGGTATCGCAGTTCCCGCACGGGCCGGGGTGATGCTCCCCGAAGTACGCCAGGAGCACTTCACGGCGGCAGGCGGCCGTCTCGCAGTAGGTGAGGAGCGCGTCGAGTTTCCCCGCCTCCACCCGCTTGATGTCCGGTGGGGCCTCGCTGTCGGTCAGCATGCGTCGGACGTTCACGACGTCGGCGAGGCCGTACACCATCCAGGCGGTGCTGGGCAGCCCGTCCCGCCCAGCGCGGCCCGTCTCCTGGTAGTACCCTTCCATGCTCTTGGGCAGGTCGAGGTGCGCCACGAACCGCACGTTGGGTTTGTCG encodes the following:
- the recQ gene encoding DNA helicase RecQ, with product MTRDVLTQAREILQRIWGYDDFRGTQGDIVRTVASGQHAMVLMPTGGGKSLCYQVPSLVRSGVGIVVSPLIALMKDQVDTLRQLGVRAAYLNSTLAPSAARAVEHAVQHGQLDLLYIAPERLLLPRTLELLHQAPIALFAVDEAHCVSQWGHDFRPEYQQLSVLVREFPDIPRLALTATADDRTRADIRRVLGLENAPEFLSSFDRPNIQYRIAPKEQPKEQLLDFIQAEHAGDAGVVYCLSRKSVEDTAQWLQEQGLPVVAYHAGLSQADRSRAQERFLNDEGVIVVATVAFGMGIDKPNVRFVAHLDLPKSMEGYYQETGRAGRDGLPSTAWMVYGLADVVNVRRMLTDSEAPPDIKRVEAGKLDALLTYCETAACRREVLLAYFGEHHPGPCGNCDTCLNPPTMRDMTREAQMALSAAVRTGNRYGAAYLTDILMGKDNDKNRRHRSLPTYGIGKDHGLRVWRSVLRQLASLGYLTAGPHNGLTTTAKARSILAGTAPLLLREDTLVVRTPKRVRDAARMAQAVIGDEDRPLFLALRAWRAERATQLGVPPYVVFSDTALKAIAELRPGSLHTLGTVRGIGERRLAQYGLEVLQVIRDGVHQTAPRPQGTVQAHEFGLTPIRSLRAGPGVPAQSSGPLLSVERPLDVVPPTGDDVARATEPVVRMPELVDILHVDEVAPRPAELQLDTPGASLADEGITTALSSLRRDLARETGYAAYLIFPNATLAALAERRPRTMADFGGIAGLGPKRIEAYGERILATIENAVRSPGQPTRLMHLPDVDVQESAPRPSIPMDADLITTPPLAQVPETAVEHPAAPVRSPAVMAPPEPRPRTAAELLEHVRVALEGDDGILAVLEELAALPDMAGGLDPEHARSVLEPLDDARGLLGTLVLLHKRARRQQAARPESEPSEV
- the nucS gene encoding endonuclease NucS, which encodes MIREQLTAPNPQDLAAFLNRHTRTRDCLIQVAGLAEVSYLGRAASTAELGTYLVMIKQDGSLQIHHPTGIKPMNWQPKTDRITAEVAEDVCMLLASRRSPDELVQVIFLEPQLALAMELAQAGGFVLKGSEAQMQQALADHPELIEPGLRVLNRELMVDSGGIDLYAQDAQGRYVVVELKRGRATQHAVSQLARYVRSVQQTLGEQATVRGILAAPSITTPARLELENRGLEFREVSALPAQDASVAPVLTQPSLFDA